From Dendropsophus ebraccatus isolate aDenEbr1 chromosome 2, aDenEbr1.pat, whole genome shotgun sequence, a single genomic window includes:
- the ACBD7 gene encoding acyl-CoA-binding domain-containing protein 7: MAPQADFDKAAEEVKKLKTKPSDEELKELYGLYKQSTAGDINIECPGMLDLKGKAKWEAWNSKKGLSKEEAMSAYVSKANELIEKYGL, encoded by the exons ATGGCTCCCCAG GCAGACTTTGACAAGGCGGCAGAGGAGGTGAAGAAACTGAAAACCAAACCGAGCGACGAGGAACTGAAGGAGCTGTACGGCCTCTACAAGCAGTCCACTGCGGGAGACATCAATATAG aaTGTCCCGGGATGCTGGATCTAAAGGGGAAGGCCAAATGGGAAGCCTGGAACTCCAAGAAGG GTTTGTCTAAGGAGGAGGCCATGAGCGCCTACGTGTCTAAAGCCAatgagctgatagagaagtacGGCCTGTAG
- the OLAH gene encoding S-acyl fatty acid synthase thioesterase, medium chain, producing the protein MDKLVNCFYKQPNAATRLICFPWAGGGSLFYAQWGRLFDESIEVSSIRLPGRESRMSETMPQSMEQIVDEITAILLPQLQEKRFAFFGHSFGAFTSFATAVRLKEKHGVEPVHLFVSGASAPHSKSRSSSVRRSELSDEEFLKWMSAAGGTPSGILENPDAIKLFLPPLKADLRVVENAVYEKPASPPLSCGLTCFDGTGDLPHDLAAWKELTSGDFNTHMLPGGHFYLKDPKNEKTLVTYISKYLEAAEIDYF; encoded by the exons ATGGATAAGCTGGTGAACTGCTTCTACAAACAGCCGAACGCTGCAACCCGACTAATCTGCTTCCCCTGGGCCGGAGGAGGATCGCTGTTCTATGCACAATGGGGGCGATTGTTTGACGAGTCCATTGAAG TCAGCTCCATCCGGCTTCCAGGGCGGGAGTCCCGGATGTCAGAGACGATGCcgcagagcatggagcagatagtGGATGAAATCACCGCCATCTTGTTACCGCAGCTGCAGGAGAAACGCTTCGCCTTCTTCGGCCACAG CTTTGGGGCCTTCACCAGCTTTGCTACTGCAGTGAGACTGAAGGAGAAACATGGGGTGGAGCCGGTGCACCTGTTTGTGTCTGGAGCGTCCGCCCCTCAT TCCAAATCCCGCTCCTCATCGGTGAGAAGATCAGAGCTGAGCGATGAAGAATTTCTGAAGTGGATGTCCGCGGCGGGGGGGACGCCCAGCGGGATTCTGGAGAACCCCGACGCTATAAAGCTCTTCCTACCTCCCCTGAAGGCCGACCTGCGAGTCGTCGAAAATGCTGT CTATGAGAAGCCGGCGTCCCCTCCCCTGTCATGTGGGCTGACGTGTTTCGATGGGACAGGAGATCTTCCTCATGACCTGGCCG CCTGGAAGGAGCTGACGAGCGGAGACTTCAATACGCACATGTTACCTGGGGGGCATTTCTACCTAAAGGACCCCAAAAACGAGAAGACGCTGGTGACCTATATATCAAAGTATTTGGAAGCAGCAGAAATTGATTATTTTTAA